One Argentina anserina chromosome 6, drPotAnse1.1, whole genome shotgun sequence genomic window, CGGGCTGCCTGTTTGTGACAGCAAACGGGGTGAAGGAAGTGGTGGATGGCTGCAAAGAATTAAGGGATATAAATTTGAGTTCGTGCTATAAGGTCGGTCTTTATATTATTCCTTGGATGGTGTTTTCAAGGCCGTCACTCAAGAGGATTATACAACCTAGTGGTGCTTCTGTTCCTACTGGGAGTCAGAGAAACCATTTCTTGCGTCATGGTTACAGTTTATAGTATTCCTTtcaaatagttttatttttatttttcaggtctattgagaatttgagattgaAGATATGATCTTGTTCATCTTATAAGGTAAGCTCAATTTGTTTAACCACAAAATACTGGCTGTGGGAATTTATCGATGATGTTTCAGATGTTGGTATACATTTTTAGTTTGGATATTCCCACTTGAATTTTGTTCAGTTACAAGAGACTATCACAAAATTTTCTTTGCATCTAATGTATGCTGCATTTATCTTTGTATATAATGTCTCATTGTCTCTTCATGAGAATATAGTGGACCTTgcatagaatcaaaactaaGGACAAGatttcttttgttcatctCAATTATTCACTGCATCTAAACTCTATAAAATGGATTCCAGTACTTTAGAGAATGTCCAAAACCAAGGACAACATTTCTCCCTTCTGAGACTTTTTTGAGTTGAAGGAGGTTTGACTTGTCTAGTCTAATAAACAAAGCCATTGTTCTAACACTTATGCAAGAGCCAGAGCCATTGTTTTGTAGATAGCAAATATGTATAATTTCTATTCATATAGTgatgatttcatatattgGCCAGACTATAGTTTTTCTACTTCATGAAACTTACAGATTTCCTACTGATCTGTTTTCATAGTATTACACACGCAAGTTCATATACATATCGtgataactatatatattcccaCCATGGTAGTAGGCTTTGGTTTTGGATTGAATTGGTACATTACGCAGTGGGGTAAGAGGCTTCCATGGCAATGCCACAAAGGCCTTCAGGTGCAGCAACATCTCTTTGCATTCTTATGTAACCTTCTTCACCCCACTGTGCACCCCATGAATTCTTTACTAGCCAGAATTTGGTCCCATCAGCACTCACGCCGTAGCCAACAGCGGTAACACCATGGTCTAGTTCTGTTCCACATGTTCCTGTGAAAACACCACTTGAGTATAACTGGAAGTCATATCCACTAGCATCAATGGCAACAGAAATTGGTTGGTTAGCCACGGCCTTAAGGAGAGCGCTTTCACTGTTTGCAGGCACATCTTCGTGGCCGGTTATCGTGGCTGCATGGCCTGCTTCTGCCTTGGCATTGCATGTACCATCAGTAGCGGTGTAGGGATAATTAGCCTCTGTATTGATACCGTGATTTTGAATAACGAACTGGAAGGCATCGTCCATAAGGCCACCTGAACAACCTTGGTCGACACCTTTGACGTCACAGTCTACCAGCTCTTGCTCAGACAAAGAGATCAGTTTTCCAGTTGTAAGTTGAGTGATCCCTTCCATGGCTCCCACTGCCGAGAATGCCCAACAACTTCCTGTATACATTTTTATTGCACATATGTAGCATTTAGAATTAGTAGCATTGATCATGtacattttttgttcttttgcaAAATGGAAAATGATCTTATGACCAAACCAGAAACAGAGAGAATGCTATGATACATACCACATTGGCCTTGGTCCTTGACTGGAGTGACAGCTCCCTTCTTTCTCCAGTCCATTGTCGCCGGCACAGTAGCATTTTCATACTTGAAAGTTGTGGTTTTTGTGGAACATTCATGCCCCAAGAATCGGTTTCTTGAAGCAGTGAACTCTTCATTTGTAAGGTCTGCAAATTGGTTCAGACTCAATTTGTAAAGTTTGTTTCCATCTTTGTTGGAAGATTCTACATATGCCTCGTTCTCCTTGAATATCTTGAAGCGATCCTCCTCATTGATTTCATTATACACACGTCCATTGCGAGCTATCCATTGCTCAAACCTCCCATAAGCTAATGCATCTTGGAGACTGCGAGAAGTGGCTTCTGAAGACCAAGCCCCCAATATGATCAGAACTAAGGCCAAGCAGATATATTTTCTCTGGTTGGTGAACTCCATTGCAAGCTAGAATTTGAACGTTGTTGTTGAATGTGAGGAGGTGTAGTGAAATGCTAGGACTAGTCACATAGTTTATATACACAAGATGATGGCCTTTGTATATTACCTCCGTGCCCCGAAATGCGGTTTGGCATGTCCATACTCCTTGCCCCAGGAAATGCTCTGATATGAACTTGCTGTAAGATTAATATATAGGTAATATGACTACTGTTCTAATTTGACACTTGTCTTGCTAAACCCTTATTATCTCTGTCCTCTTGTGTCCTGTGGCTAATTAACTTATATGCAGATAGCCTAATAACCACAAGAATGTATTAACTTAaatctgaagaaaaaaaagtcgGAAGAAGTCTATAACTTGATTAGTTCGGTTGTTGACAGacccaaaaacaaacaaaaaaacagtTTCTGGTTAAAATGTCTTGCAAAGATGCTTACTCTTGTGAAAGGGTGAAATGGCCGGCCTAAAATTTGTTCAGTTAGAATGCACGCAGTCTCTATCTACAACGAAGTTTGCTGAACTTGTTATAAGCACTTAAAACATATTATGCTGAagatatgtgtgtgtgtgtgtgtttctcTAAAAAGAAGAGTATTTTGATGCAATGTTCATACAAGAAGACAGTAAAAAGGATGAAACGTTGGGTTACTTGGGTAGGTTGGTATTTATAGGTGACTCTCACATGGAAGGGTAACTTAAGCTAGGTAAGCAATTAAAATGCTTGAAGATTCTCAAATGGAGTACTTATCGTAGTTACTATGAATGTGGTCAAGTATAGACATATCTATCCGAGTAGTAACTACTTTACCTTTGGCATGCAGTTCCGGATGCAACAGTTCTTGAATGCAAACTTGGTAGATGAAagcactttttttttggtcaatggtTATACGAAAGTCAAAATATATGtagtaaaaatgaaaatcaaatcaaagctTTACCATGGCTTACATGGATCCATATAGTCTCTAGTCTACTGATATGTTCAAGTTCATTCAGTAAAGCTGTAAAACTGATGCATTCTTGCCTTTTTTAAGTTCTTATTTGACTAGAGAATTCAATATGAGCCATCATTGTGTTAATCTCCGGGGAAGCTTATTTAGAAAGCTATTTGTCTTCAACTGCTGCAGAATATGTACTTGTCCATATCGGTTCGGGTGGTTAGCCACATGAGATGAAAGTGTGAAATATATGTGCTCAGACTCTACCAGGAAAAGCCATTGTCTCAAGGGAACGTTACATGAGTTACCTGACATGCAAATTTTAGCAACAATTTGGCACTACAACCAGAAAAAAGGAATTGCGTTACAGTAGAACTAAAAAACCAGATTATGCAGGCCAGTAGGAGGTTATGTAAGAGGTGGAACTGATCTAGGGGCCTTATTTCGAACTATCAATCAATCGGATAAGAAATGTGAAATACAATTATGccttgccaaaaaaaaaactgaaaaggagtgaaaagaaaaggagaagaaaccAACATGAACTATCTATTTCATTCTATCCATACAAAATTATGAATGCATGGTTAACCAGACACAGTACATTACTGAATAGAGAAAACCTATAAAAATGCTCTAATTCTTGTAATGtttcttgtactcttgtttgACATCTGGCGTGTCCCGGAGACCAAGTTTGGAGAGAACAAGGCAGTAAGAGTCCCAGTCAGTTCTTCGGAGATACTTCAATagcttcttcctcctctgcaCCATTGCTTGAAGACCCTTGAGTGAATGCTTATCCTACAGAAGAAATAAGAGTCATTACTTGGAGACAGAAACTTGTAATTGAACTATATGTTAAGCATCTTTTCTttaagaaggaaacaaaattgaaaagcaCAAATAAATGATTGTTACCTTCTTGTGTAAAACCGAAGAAAGATGTTTAATCTTAGTTGTGAGTTGTGCCACTGCACAGTGAAGAAAAATTGTTAGCAAAAATCCAAAATCCTGAATCATACCATTGCTTACTTATTACATCAAAAGTCAAAATCTTTTGTTTATCCGGCTAGGAAAAGAATATGAACTCTGTTATCCATAAAAAACTTAATAGGACAAATTTGTATAGAGCTCCTCAgcaattttatatataattgatacCCAGAAAGTTCATATTACTTTCAAATTATAGATAAAAGAACTACCGATAGCCATCCGAATGAATAATATAGCGGTAATCCACAAGCCTATGAACACTAAGTTCCTGTATTAAAGGTTTGATGCTCAAGCAAACCCTTCAACATTGAGTCAGTTGCAGTTCAAAACCCCACCCTCTAGTTACATGAACAAGAACAGCATACTTTTAGCCTTTCCCGGCCACAAATTCCTACATACTAATAACATATCCATGCTGTAGCTAATCTCCGAAACACACCAATTCTTGAATTCTAACCAGTTTCCATCAATAAACTAAGTATCAATTTTCCACATTGTTTGCTTCTTGCGCTTTCTGATAAGCAATCACagccaaagaaagaaaaacctCAAAGGAGGCACAACACTTAAAGTCCTCCAAACCTACAGTGTAAGGGTGTTGTGAATCGACAGAGGTTTCTGTaatcaaaaacaagaaaaaagaatgtgTGTAGCACTTAAATCCCCTAAGTGGGATCATAATCAAACGATAAATTGTTTCTTCTGCACCATATAAACACAAGGGAGTCCTTGACCAtgaaaccccccccccccccccccccccccaagcGAGCACCCAATTCTATCTAAAAAAATAAACCTAGCCAGACTCATTCTGTCCTATAAAAAAACAGTGGTCCACCAGATATAAGGTCTGagacatctttcttcataggATAAGCCATTAGGTTGTCTGTCCTAAAGTATGAAAGTATATGAGCTAGTTGGACTTGTATAGAAAGCGAGTACAAATTATGCGTTCTTGTATgaccataatatatatatatatatatatatatatatcaaaacatGTACCTTGTACTCGTGCAGAACCACAATCTGACTCTGACATTTTAAATTCATCTCTAACTTCGGCAAGCTGAATTTTCAGCTTTTCTGCAGAAGACATATTATCTGGATGGAAGTACTGCATTCAATATAGGATCGCACATTTAGGAACCATACTTCTGAATATAGATCATCATTGACAATTTTACCTCATGTGAGAACTATAACAATACAAATGCACATCAAACTCTCTACAAACAGACACCTTCCAATGGATACCACTATAAATGTGTCCCACTTAAATATATAACCAACAATACAAAGACCGGTTGAGTTGCATCTTCTACTGTGAATATATACAAATATCAATGACTAACCATATAATCAGGATAGTACTCATGACCTTAAGAAAGAGCACATTGGAAATCATTCCATTGGCAATTTATCAAAATCCCAATATCATCAAAAATAGAAAGCAAGATGCCATAAAATTCAGTAAATGTCCTTCGTTGACTTATAAAACATATTCTAAATTTAATTTGTAAATGAGAGCAATTTCCTCAAGATAAATTGAATTTATGAATTGTGTGAAAAAGTCACGAATGATGCAAACGTTAAGAGTGTTATACTTGCCTTCTCAACCAAACCTTCCTTCGGCGGTTTTGACACATACTCGGGAACTTTACCTATATCTATCATAGAAAGCCTGTGTGctgaaacaaaaagaaaaaaaaaatcaatggcTTGCAGAGGACCCCAAACTAAGAATAAATAAAGCAAATATTGAAATATTTGTTCCAGCTATAATTGTATATTAAAAGTACAAACACAAGCTCCAATTTGTCAACTACTCTCACTCTACATACCTATAAGCCAGGACTTTTCTGTAATATGGGAATACAAAAGCTAAGAAAAAAGGGCAGGACATGATCCTAGAGCTTAGAACAGGAGCCGTTTTCATTGAGACCTAGGACATAGTTTCAATATTAACCAGATTGGGCATAAGAATAATTATGTTTTTGCTAATACACATGTATTACATTTCTGTGAAATAAAAGCAAGCTAAAATTTTAGCTTGAAAGTTTTACTCAATGATGTAAGCGAACAAATTAGTAAACGCTAGCTGACTAAGCTCTCATTGTCACACCGATTACTACATTTTCAAAACTAGGTAAGAATATAAGATCACATATCAAGCAGTCaaacaataattaaaattttctcATTGAGTAATTAGAGACGCATCCTGTATAGCAAGTAACAAAACAGCAATCTTAGTATACAACTTCACCTTCTCATAACTATTTTGGGTGTATATACTGTTATATTGAGAACTTCACTTAAATTAATGAAACAGAAAACATCAGACAATTACTCTGCATCTTCTCTATAACTGATCATCTACAGTATTTAAAGCCTCACAAaacaaaatatgtgatttctaattatataaaaattaaacagACTGTTAAACTTAAGAACAGCAAATCAAAAACATGACAAAACAAAATGGGTATACTCACTATTATGTTTCTTAAGCTTCTCCTCATCGGAATCCTTCAAGACCACCAAGCTCTCCCTAATGTCATCAATATTCACCGGCCCCCGATTCCTGGTCTCATTCTTCTCCATCTCCCTCAGCTTCACCAACCTCTCACTCAGCTCCTCAACTGAAAACTCGCcgccttcctcctcctcctcaggCCTCAGCATCATCAGCTTCTGCCCCATTTCCTCGTAGCTATAACTCCTCACAAACTCCGTCCtcaatctcctctccttctcaTCCCCCTTCTCCCTGTTCCTCTCCCTATCAAACAGCCCCGGCAGCCCTCCCCTGTCGCCGCCGCCGCTCTCCTTGGAGCCGCCAAAGATGTCACCGAACTTTGAAATGGACGCCAATCTCTTCTCGCTCTGCTCGGTCCTGATCACCTTGAGGCTGTCCCGGATGGACTTGATGTCCGCTGCCTTGCCGCTGCTGACGCGGTTCTTGTAAAGCTCC contains:
- the LOC126801029 gene encoding senescence-specific cysteine protease SAG39-like; amino-acid sequence: MEFTNQRKYICLALVLIILGAWSSEATSRSLQDALAYGRFEQWIARNGRVYNEINEEDRFKIFKENEAYVESSNKDGNKLYKLSLNQFADLTNEEFTASRNRFLGHECSTKTTTFKYENATVPATMDWRKKGAVTPVKDQGQCGSCWAFSAVGAMEGITQLTTGKLISLSEQELVDCDVKGVDQGCSGGLMDDAFQFVIQNHGINTEANYPYTATDGTCNAKAEAGHAATITGHEDVPANSESALLKAVANQPISVAIDASGYDFQLYSSGVFTGTCGTELDHGVTAVGYGVSADGTKFWLVKNSWGAQWGEEGYIRMQRDVAAPEGLCGIAMEASYPTA
- the LOC126798743 gene encoding uncharacterized protein LOC126798743, with the translated sequence MMALRLRPIPRTLTTTPPSLTRLSSSSSDPSDPSSSSISDYFSDVKSSLRHRSQSPPTPSPPPPSRAPNSASLAEIRKNLSQFRLRNPTDSPTSSATPPPAQISFQELYKNRVSSGKAADIKSIRDSLKVIRTEQSEKRLASISKFGDIFGGSKESGGGDRGGLPGLFDRERNREKGDEKERRLRTEFVRSYSYEEMGQKLMMLRPEEEEEGGEFSVEELSERLVKLREMEKNETRNRGPVNIDDIRESLVVLKDSDEEKLKKHNTHRLSMIDIGKVPEYVSKPPKEGLVEKYFHPDNMSSAEKLKIQLAEVRDEFKMSESDCGSARVQVAQLTTKIKHLSSVLHKKDKHSLKGLQAMVQRRKKLLKYLRRTDWDSYCLVLSKLGLRDTPDVKQEYKKHYKN